From the Diospyros lotus cultivar Yz01 chromosome 13, ASM1463336v1, whole genome shotgun sequence genome, one window contains:
- the LOC127787853 gene encoding uncharacterized protein LOC127787853 isoform X4, translated as MASAGAAVSRSAAYAAAADLRPESVAKLCDFWRREGGSLPFDGRGNTILHFLAMHGNTMALKELDDKKLILPSQDLWKANHRGDTPIHEAVRFGKDEFVKKMLELDGNLVSTRNLKGETPLYVAAKCGNEKAFNLLKPWSRSDRELVRQDGRTVLHAAVNEEYYSLAIKILTLKPELASARDEKGTTALYLLALKPSSFRSGSSYTLRNLGCWSFVPLQLVAILIYICLPTVIGYEKFDSTGEEQSRNQLPTTLKPSLRLKLITAFRGFIAVFPWLRKCDQAKQRHACAMKLVKMLMDLEDDWSNYTGQRNPLIDAARNGIIELVKAILDKFPFAAYTLDGDGKNIVHIAVEQKDRVLYDYLTSIPAHKDMLADIDKHGNTVLHLATNVGSSPGMLLNQMTWDVCWFKRIFYDSLPHFLQYKNAEGKTPKEMFKENHSTLQQSAAQAIKDMNNGLMLVSTLICTENYAALFTLPGGFGQEKKDPKTYGKPVLLSKEETKSELTHFMWYLLLSLFSFLISMTSMLSIQLSRFRSSDFNIALPLRFIVAMTALFSSALFTCLASLHAFKLDRLEFNKNWLFGPGLCGMALLYSDTISITVIYMYYALRYSSRNKGQEILDLLI; from the exons ATGGCCAGCGCCGGCGCCGCCGTCAGCCGCTCAGCCGCTTATGCCGCGGCGGCAGATCTGAGGCCCGAATCAGTGGCCAAGCTCTGCGATTTTTGGAGACGGGAGGGCGGCTCTCTTCCCTTCGACGGGCGAGGCAACACCATCCTCCATTTCCTCGCCATGCACGGGAATACTATGGCGTTGAAGGAGCTCGACGACAAGAAACTTATCCTCCCCAGCCAAGATCTCTGGAAAGCCAACCACCGCGGTGACACCCCAATTCACGAGGCTGTCAGGTTCGGCAAGGATGAGTTCGTGAAGAAGATGCTGGAGCTGGACGGGAACTTGGTCTCGACGCGCAATCTCAAAGGCGAGACGCCTCTCTACGTTGCTGCCAAGTGTGGGAACGAGAAGGCCTTCAATCTTCTCAAACCCTGGTCCCGCAGCGACAGAGAGCTCGTTCGGCAAGACGGCCGCACTGTTCTTCATGCCGCCGTCAACGAAGAATATTACA GTCTTGCGATTAAGATATTGACGTTAAAGCCGGAACTGGCAAGCGCAAGAGACGAGAAGGGCACGACAGCGCTCTATCTACTGGCCCTAAAACCATCGTCGTTCCGAAGCGGATCCTCTTACACCCTCAGAAATCTTGGCTGCTGGTCCTTTGTTCCCTTGCAGCTTGTTGCCATTCTCATCTACATCT GTTTGCCTACAGTGATTGGTTACGAGAAATTTGATAGCACTGGGGAGGAACAAAGTAGAAACCAACTCCCTACCACGTTAAAGCCGTCTTTAAGATTAAAACTAATCACAG CGTTCAGAGGCTTCATTGCAG TGTTTCCATGGCTGAGAAAGTGCGACCAGGCGAAGCAGAGGCACGCGTGTGCCATGAAGCTGGTAAAAATGCTGATGGATTTGGAGGACGACTGGAGCAACTACACCGGGCAGAGGAACCCTCTGATAGACGCCGCCAGGAACGGCATCATCGAGCTGGTGAAAGCCATCCTGGACAAGTTCCCCTTCGCCGCCTACACCTTGGACGGCGACGGCAAGAACATTGTCCACATCGCCGTGGAGCAGAAAGACAGGGTTCTCTACGACTATTTGACCTCCATTCCCGCCCACAAGGACATGCTCGCGGACATCGACAAGCACGGCAACACTGTCCTGCATCTCGCCACCAATGTCGGCTCTAGCCCCGGAATGCTTCTCAACCAGATGACCTGGGACGTTTGTTGGTTTAAG CGAATATTCTACGATTCGCTGCCTCATTTCCTGCAATACAAGAACGCGGAGGGGAAGACcccaaaggagatgttcaaagaAAATCACTCGACCCTGCAACAATCGGCGGCGCAAGCCATCAAAGACATGAACAACGGACTGATGCTGGTGTCGACGCTTATCTGCACCGAAAACTATGCCGCCCTCTTCACCCTCCCCGGCGGATTCGGCCAGGAGAAGAAAGACCCAAAGACCTATGGCAAGCCGGTCCTCCTCAGCAAGGAGGAGACGAAATCCGAACTCACCCACTTTATGTGGTACCTCTTGCTCTCCCTCTTCTCCTTCCTAATCTCCATGACCAGCATGCTCTCGATCCAGTTGTCGCGCTTCCGCAGCAGCGACTTCAACATCGCTCTGCCGCTGAGGTTCATCGTCGCTATGACGGCGCTGTTCAGCTCAGCGCTCTTCACTTGCCTGGCGTCGTTGCACGCGTTTAAGCTGGATCGCCTGGAGTTTAACAAGAACTGGTTGTTTGGCCCGGGGCTCTGCGGCATGGCACTGTTGTATTCGGACACTATCAGCATCACTGTGATTTACATGTATTATGCCTTACGCTATTCGTCTCGAAACAAGGGGCAAGAGATCTTGGACCTGCTTATTTGA
- the LOC127787856 gene encoding uncharacterized protein LOC127787856, with protein MASTGAVVSRSAAYAAAADLRPESVAKLCDFWRREGGSLPFDGRGNTILHFLAMHGNTMALKELDDKKLILPSQDLWKANHRGDTPIHEAVRFGKDEFVKKMLDLDGNLVSTRNLKGETPLYVATKCGNKRAFNLLNPRSRSDRELVRQDGRTVLHAAVNEEYYNLAIKILTLKPELASARDEKGTTALYLLALKPSSFQNGSSYALRNLGCWSSVPLQLVAILIYICLPTVIGYEKFDGTGEEQSRNQLPTTLKPSLRLKLIKAFTGFIKVFPWLRKCDEAKQRHACAMKLVKMLMDLEDDWSNYTGRRNPLIDAARNRIIELVEAILAKFPFAAYTLDGDGKNIVHIAVEQKDRVLYDYLTSIPAHKDMLTDIDKHGNTVLHLATNVGSSPGILLNQMTWDVCWFKRIFYDSLPHFQQYKNEEGKTPKEMFKENHSTLQESAAQAIKDMNNGLMLVSTFIGTVNYAALFTLPGGYGQEKKDTKTYGKPVLLSKEETKSELTHLMWYLLLSLFSFLISMTSMLSIQLSRFRSSDFNIALPLRFIVAMTALFSSAVFTSLAALAAFTLDRLEVNNHWLFGPGICGMALLYSDTISITVIYMYYALRYSFRNKGQEILDLLI; from the exons ATGGCCAGCACCGGCGCCGTCGTCAGCCGCTCAGCCGCTTATGCCGCGGCGGCAGATCTGAGGCCCGAATCAGTGGCCAAGCTCTGCGATTTTTGGAGGCGGGAGGGCGGCTCTCTTCCCTTCGACGGGAGAGGCAACACCATCCTCCATTTCCTCGCCATGCACGGGAATACTATGGCGTTGAAGGAGCTCGACGACAAGAAACTTATCCTCCCCAGCCAAGATCTCTGGAAAGCCAATCACCGCGGTGACACCCCAATTCACGAGGCTGTCAGGTTCGGCAAGGATGAGTTCGTGAAGAAGATGCTGGATCTGGACGGGAACTTGGTCTCGACGCGCAATCTCAAAGGCGAGACGCCTCTCTACGTTGCTACCAAATGTGGGAACAAGAGGGCCTTCAATCTTCTCAATCCCAGGTCCCGCAGCGACAGAGAGCTCGTTCGGCAAGACGGCCGCACTGTTCTTCATGCCGCCGTCAACGAAGAATATTACA ATCTTGCGATTAAGATATTGACGTTAAAGCCGGAACTGGCAAGCGCAAGAGACGAGAAGGGCACGACGGCACTCTATCTACTGGCCCTAAAACCGTCGTCGTTCCAAAACGGGTCCTCTTACGCCCTAAGAAATCTTGGCTGCTGGTCCTCTGTTCCCTTGCAGCTTGTTGCCATTCTCATCTACATCT GTTTGCCTACAGTGATTGGTTACGAGAAATTTGATGGCACTGGGGAGGAACAAAGTAGAAACCAACTCCCTACCACGTTAAAGCCGTCTTTAAGATTAAAACTAATCAAAG CGTTCACAGGCTTCATTAAAGTGTTTCCATGGCTGAGAAAGTGCGACGAAGCGAAGCAGAGGCACGCGTGTGCCATGAAGCTGGTAAAAATGCTGATGGATTTGGAGGACGACTGGAGCAACTACACAGGGCGGAGGAACCCTCTGATAGACGCCGCCAGGAACCGCATCATCGAGCTGGTGGAGGCCATCCTGGCCAAGTTCCCCTTCGCCGCCTACACCTTGGACGGCGACGGCAAGAACATTGTCCACATCGCCGTGGAGCAGAAAGACAGGGTTCTCTACGACTACTTGACCTCCATTCCCGCCCACAAGGACATGCTCACGGACATCGACAAGCACGGCAACACTGTCCTGCATCTCGCCACCAATGTCGGCTCTAGCCCCGGAATTCTTCTCAACCAGATGACCTGGGACGTTTGTTGGTTTAAG CGAATATTCTACGATTCGCTGCCTCATTTCCAGCAATACAAGAACGAGGAGGGGAAGACgccaaaggagatgttcaaagaAAATCACTCGACCCTGCAAGAATCGGCGGCGCAAGCCATCAAAGACATGAACAATGGGCTAATGCTGGTGTCGACTTTCATCGGCACCGTCAACTATGCCGCCCTCTTCACCCTCCCCGGCGGATACGGCCAGGAGAAGAAAGACACAAAGACCTATGGCAAGCCGGTGCTCCTCAGCAAGGAGGAGACGAAATCCGAACTCACCCACTTAATGTGGTACCTCTTGCTCTCCCTCTTCTCCTTCCTAATCTCCATGACCAGCATGCTCTCGATCCAGTTGTCGCGCTTCCGCAGCAGCGACTTCAACATCGCTCTGCCGCTGAGGTTCATCGTCGCCATGACGGCGCTGTTCAGCTCGGCGGTGTTCACTTCCTTGGCGGCGTTGGCGGCGTTTACGCTGGATCGCCTAGAGGTTAACAACCACTGGTTGTTTGGCCCGGGGATCTGCGGCATGGCGCTTTTGTATTCGGACACTATCAGCATCACTGTGATTTACATGTATTATGCCTTACGCTATTCGTTTCGAAACAAGGGGCAAGAGATCTTGGACCTGCTTATTTGA